Genomic DNA from Sulfitobacter sp. M39:
TTGAACGGCCGCGGCGATGATGGCTGGTTCGGCTGGCCCGATGACCCTGAAATCGAAGCCATGCGGACAGAGTATGTCTCGGCCAGCGACGACGCGACCAAGAAAGAGATCGCGACGCGTATTCAAGAGCATGTGATGGACAACGTGAACTATCTAATGATGGGCGAATACATCATCCCGCAGGCGCGTCGTTCTAACATCGAAGACATGATCCCGTCGCCGGTGCCGGTGTTCTGGAACATGACCAAAGCGGCAGAGTGATCTGCCTTGAGAGGCGCGCTGCGATGCGCGCCTCTCACCCCTACTACCGCAAGGAGCCTTCGGCATGTTTTTCTATATCCTCAAACGCATATTGGCCACGATACCGGTGATGGTGATCGTTGCGATTTTTGTGTTTCTCTTGCTGCGGCTGACGCCCGGTGATCCTGCCGCGATCCTTGCCGGTGATGCTGCCACCCCTGCGCAGCTTGAGCGTATCCGTGACAGTCTGGGGCTGAACGACCCACTGCTGGTGCAGTTCGGCACATGGATGGGCCAGCTGTTGCGCGGTGATCTGGGCACATCGCTGCTGTCGAATACCTCTGTCGCGGGGATGATCGGCGACCGTTTGGGGCCGACGTTGAATATCGCGCTGATGACGATTGTGATCTCGGTCGCTCTGGCCGTGCCGATGGGGGTGATTGCCGCGTGGCGGCACCGGTCCTGGGTGGATTTCCTTGTGATGTCATTTTCGGTGCTTGGCTTTTCCGTGCCGGTCTTTGTGATCGGCTATATCCTGATCCAGATTTTCGCCATCGACCTGAAATGGGTGCCGGTGCAGGGCTATAAATCGCCAACCGATGGCATCGGGCCGTTCTTTAGCCGAGCGATCCTGCCGTCGCTGACGCTGGCCACGATCTATATCGCGCTGATCGCGCGGATGACGCGGGCGTCGATGCTTGAGGTTCTGGGCGAGGATTATATCCGCACCGCCCGCGCCAAGGGGGTGCGCGAGAATGTCGTGCTGTTCCGCCACGCGCTGCGCAATGCGGCGGTGCCGATCCTGACCATCATCGGCACGGGGTTCGCGCTGCTGATCTCGGGCGTGGTGGTGACCGAGAGCGTGTTCAACATCCCCGGAATCGGGCGGCTGACAGTCGATGCCATTCTGGCGCGCGACTATCCGGTTATTCAGGCGATGATCCTGCTAACCGCGGGCATCTATGTGACGGTCAATCTGTTGATCGACATTTCCTATTCATTCTTCGATCCAAGGATCCGGTACTGATATGACGCAGATCCCAAGCTCTCGGCACAGCGCCTTTCAAGTTGTGACCGGTTTATTCTCTGTCCCCAAAGCGATGCGGATCGGTGTCGGTCCGACGATTGCGGCGGTGATCCTTGTGGCGATTGTGCTCGCGGCGGTGCTGGCCCCTTACTATGTGCCCTATAACCCGCTTGAGATGAATGCGATGGCGCGGCTGAAGCCGCCGTCGGATGACTTCTTGCTGGGCACGGACCCTTACGGCCGCGATATCTTTAGCCGCGTCATGACGGGGGGCCGTGTGTCGCTGCTGATCGGTATCGGGGCGGCGGTGGTAAGCGTGGCCGTG
This window encodes:
- a CDS encoding ABC transporter permease; this encodes MFFYILKRILATIPVMVIVAIFVFLLLRLTPGDPAAILAGDAATPAQLERIRDSLGLNDPLLVQFGTWMGQLLRGDLGTSLLSNTSVAGMIGDRLGPTLNIALMTIVISVALAVPMGVIAAWRHRSWVDFLVMSFSVLGFSVPVFVIGYILIQIFAIDLKWVPVQGYKSPTDGIGPFFSRAILPSLTLATIYIALIARMTRASMLEVLGEDYIRTARAKGVRENVVLFRHALRNAAVPILTIIGTGFALLISGVVVTESVFNIPGIGRLTVDAILARDYPVIQAMILLTAGIYVTVNLLIDISYSFFDPRIRY